The nucleotide window CATTAACTGCGATGTCAGCGTGGCAATCTCTTTACGACTTCGGCAACATCCAAGAAGGAGACCGGGTCTTAATTCATGCTGGAGCTGGCGGTGTCGGAACTATGGCTATCCAATTAGCCAAAAATACTGGGGCTTATGTCGCAACCACAGCTAGCACGAAAAATGTAGAATTTTTAAAGTCATTAGGTGCAGATGAAGTTATTGATTATACTAAACAAAACTTTGATGAAGAGCTAACTAATTTTGATTTTGTGCTAGATACGCTCGGTGGAGATATTCAAGAAAAAAGTTATGAAGTATTAAAAGATGGTGGTGCATTAGCATCGCTTGCGGCACCTCCAGATGAAGATCTTGCATCCAAGAAAAATGTAAAAGCTGGTTTCGTATGGTTAGAGCCAAAAGGGGAACAGTTGAATAAAATTGCTAAATTATTAGCAGATGAAAAGGTTAAACCAGTCGTGGGACATTATTTCCCTCTATCAGAAGAAGGAATAAAAGAAGCGCATGCACTCAGTGAAACTCAACACGCAAAAGGAAAAATCGTAATCGAAATAGCATAATAAATGAATTCCATGTTCCTAATTAGAGGAGCATGGAATTTTTTATGTTCAATTTAATTCCTTCGATCTATAAAAGCACAATGTAACCTCTTTTTGACGTAGACTTCTCCTCTCTATCTCAACACCTTTTTCAAAAACAAAAAAACTCTCCCCGCCGTCGGAAAGAGTTTTTAAACTAAAATTATTTCAATGCTGATTTTGCTTGGTCGGCAATTGCTGTGAATGCTTGTTCATCATTTACAGCTAATTCAGCTAGCATTTTACGGTTAACGTCAACACCAGCAAGTTTCAAACCGTGCATTAGACGGCTGTAAGAAAGATCGTTCATACGAGCTGCAGCGTTGATACGTGCGATCCATAATTTACGGAATTCACGTTTCTTTTGTCTGCGGTCACGGTATGCATACTGACCTGACTTCATTACCTGCTGTTTTGCTGTTTTAAATAAAGTTCTTTTCGAACCATAATAACCTTTTGCTAATTTCAATATGCGTTTACGTCTTTTACGCGTAACTGTTCCACCTTTAACACGTGGCATTGGAATCCCTCCTAAATAAACTCGATGTTATGAAAAGTAAGCTCTAGCTTACTTGTATGGTAATAACTTCTTCAAACGACCTTCATCACCTTTAGAAACTAAACCAGATTTGCTTAAGCGACGCTTTTGCTTCTGAGTTTTGTTTCTGAATAAGTGACTAGTGAATGCGTGTGAACGCTTGTATTTTCCAGTTCCAGTTTTGCTGAAACGCTTCTGAGAACCTTTGTGCGTTTTCATTTTAGGCATAATAATTTCCTCCTCTAATGATTTTATTCTTCCGATTACTGCTTTTCATTCTTTGGAGCAAGCATTAAGAACATGCTACGGCCTTCCATCTTCGGTTTTGATTCGATGTCTGCCAAGTCTTTGCAGTTGTCCGCAAAACGATCAAGGACTTTTTTACCGAGATCCTTGTGTGTAATCGCACGTCCACGGAAACGAACAGAAACTTTGACTTTATCACCTTTAGTGAGAAATTTATGAGCATTACGCAATTTCGTATTAAAGTCATGTTCTTCGATTACTGGCGTCAGACGCACCTCTTTAACATTGATGATCTTCTGTTTTTTGCGTGCTTCTTTCTCTTTCTTCTGCTGCTCAAAACGATATTTACCGTAATCCATGATACGAGCAACAGGCGGTTTAGCTGTCGGAGCAACCAGAACTAAGTCTAGATTTGCATTTTCAGCAATATCCAATGCTTCGCTCTTTGTTTTTACTCCCAACTGATCGCCATTCGAATCAATTAGTCGAACTTCTTTAGCACGAATGCTTTCATTCACATTCATATCTTTGCTAATAGTGAGCCACCTCCACGAATTTCTTAAAAAATTAAGGCATTATCGACAAGATTTTTTACATAAAAAAAGTGTCGGTACACAGACGGCACCCACACGACATTTCGTTCATCATACGCACTACAATAGTGCGAAACTAATTAGAAAAATGCGAGACCTGCCAACTGCTTCATGCGCCGATCAGGTGAGAAGCGGGTGCTTCTACTTGTCATTAATAAGCCTTATTCAATTACCTTACCTAGTATATAAGGCAATCCTTTGATTGTCAAGAAAAAATTGGGCAGCCACGCTCCATGCGTAACGACCCAACAATTATAAATGTGATTACTAGCTTCGTCAAGCTCAACACGCACAGTCTTAATTATAACCTAAACACCGAATCCTTGCCCAACGGTTACTATTTCAACTTTCTCAGCTATTTCAAATTACGATTGCTGATTTCTTTGGCGATATCTACTGCGAATTTTTCTAATGATACAGTCTCACTGTCTTGTTCTCCATATTTGCGGACATTAACCGCTTCATCGTTCATTTCGTTGTCACCTAGAACAAGTGAATAAGGTATCTTTTGAGTCTGTGATTCACGTATTTTATATCCAAGTTTCTCTTCTCTAGTATCAAGCTCCACTCGTACGCCATTCTCGCGAAGTAGATCTTCTACTTTCTTTGAATATTCCATATGTGCATCCAATGATACAGGTATGATTCGAGCTTGAACCGGAGCTAACCATGTTGGGAATGCACCTTTATATTCCTCAATCAAGAAAGCTACGAAACGTTCCATTGTTCCAACTACACCACGGTGGATAACGACTGGGCGATGCTCTTTGCCATCTTCACCGATATACGTCAAGTCGAATCGCTCTGGTAAGTGGAAATCAAGTTGGACGGTAGACATTGTTTCGTCTTTTCCAAGTGCTGTCTTCACTTGAACATCTAATTTCGGACCGTAGAATGCTGCTTCTCCAGCCGCTTCTACATAGTCAACATCCATCTCTTCCATGGTATCTTTCAGAAGAGCTTCTGCTCTGTTCCACATTTCATCGTTATCAACGTATTTTTCCTTATCCTCAGGATCACGATACGAGAGACGGAAGTAATAATCTTCAATACCGAAATCCTTGTATACATTCTGTACCAAGCGTACTACTCGGATGAATTCTTCTTTCAATTGATCAGGACGAGCGAAAATGTGTGCGTCATTCAATGTCATACCTCTTACACGTTGAAGCCCAGCAAGTGCACCCGACATTTCATAACGGTGCATCTGACCAAGTTCTGCAATACGTACCGGAAGATTACGATAGCTGTGCAGCTGATTTTTATAAACCATCATATGATGCGGACAATTCATTGGGCGAAGAACTAAATCTTCGTTATCCATCGACATTTCAGGGAACATATCATCTTGATAATGATCCCAGTGACCACTTGTCTTATAAAGATCGACGCTCCCTAGTACAGGAGTATAAACGTGGTCATAACCTAAACGCTCCTCGATATCGACAATATAACGTTCGATCGTACGACGGATTGTTGCCCCTTTCGGAAGCCACATTGGTAGACCTTGACCAACTTTCTGGGAAATCGTGAAGATCTCTAGTTCTTTACCTAATTTACGGTGGTCACGTTCTTTTGCTTCTTCTAATAAATGCAAGTATTCTTCTAGCTGACCTTTTTTCTCGAATGCAGTTCCGTAGATACGCTGCAACATTTTGTTGTTGCTGTCTCCACGCCAATAAGCGCCTGAGATTGATAACAACTTGAACACTTTGATTTTACCTGTATGCGGAACATGAACTCCTCGGCATAGATCAAAAAATTCACCTTGTTCGTAGAAAGAAATGGCTTCACCTTCCGGAATATCATCGATTAATTCGAGTTTCAAATCATCACCAATTTCACGGTACTTTTGTTTCGCTTCTTCGCGAGAAAGTTCGAAACGCTTTATTTCATGTGCTTCATCAACGATTCTTTTCATTTCTTTTTCAATTTTCGGTAGATCTTCAGGAGTTATTGATTCTTCCATGTCTAAATCGTAATAGAAACCATCTTCAATAGTTGGACCGACTCCCAGTTTCACATCGGGATATAGACGTTTGATTGCTTGAGCCATCAAGTGTGCTGTAGAGTGTCTTAACACATCGATGCCTTCTTCGTCACGATAAGTGACAATCGCAATCTCTCCGTCTTTTTCTAAACCAGTTCGAAGATCGACCATTTCGCCGTTGAACTTCCCTGCAAGAGCTTGTTTTTTCAAACCGGAGCTGATCGATCCAGCAATATCTTCGGTTGTCGACCCTTTAGGAAACTCCTTAGTATTTCCATCTGGGAACGTAATTTGAATCATGTCTGCCATAGCTAAAACACTCCTTTTTAATTGGCGCTGCTGAAGTTTGTTGTTGCTTCTAACGAATCGCTTAGAAGCTTTCGTTTGTGACGACCTGGATGGTCTAATGACGGCGTTCGTTACAGGACGTAACGGACTTTAGCCGTCCCTAGGGGCTTGCCCTTTCCCTCAACTAATTTTTCCATCATTGTCATTCTGGAGAAATGGATTTTCGGACTGCGCTCATCCCTTAGGCGTCTCGGCTTCACGCGATTCTTCAGATTCATTGAAGTACGAATAGTACTGCCCCTATCTATCTTTTCAACAATGAACTTTAACAACACTTTTCTAAAATAATTGCAAATAAAAAACACTCATCCCTAAATTAATAGGGACGAGTGTATATACCCGTGGTTCCACCCTGATTCTGCATAATGATGCAGCTCTCAGTTCATCGATAACGCCGATGATACGTTGATTACTACTCTATTCATAATCAATGCTCTGAGGTGGTCAACAAATCTCCATACTTGAAAGCTTTCAGCCGCGGCTTTCTTCTCTGTAAAGCTGGTTTTAACTTGTCGTTGTCCTCTTCTTCGCATAGCTGTTTACATTTATTATGTACGTATTATATCGAGGACACTCCATAAAATCAAGTTATTCTTTTATTTTGTACGGAAATTGTTCGATTGGGAATAATTTAACCTTTTCTTGAAACACATTCAAAAGAAAGTAAACGAGGTGCATTTGCTCGTTAGCTGTATACAGATTCACTTCTTCAGGTGCTATAGATAAGAGACTGCTTAATACTTCTGGATACTCATGATCTAGTACATTGAATCTAAACTGATTATTAAAATGAGTAGGCTCAATGATTTGACCATTTCGGTCGTAGAAAACAGCTGACCCATCGAGATACACTGTGACTGAATCAATGGCCGGGGGTTCATTTTTTAAATACTGTCTGAGTTCATGCATCTTTTCTTGAAAATGAAGTTCATAGAGCCATTCCTCAATTCCGTAACCGACAATTTCTTTCCAGCTTTCTTCATGCTCAAAAAGCTCAGCATAAAGTCTTCCCATATCTACTTCTGAACGCTGCATATATCCATATAAAAAATAAATCAGGCGTTCATATAAGGAAAAGCGAAGACGGCTGTGTAGAAGTTTTGTCGTTTCGCAAATAGATGTGATGAAAGGAATGATTTGCTCCACTTCATCACGTTGATAGTAATAGGTATCCATAAGAATCTTTTCTGAAATTTTCGGGACATAACTTTCTAGGATGTATGGATAAATCAAATCAATCAGGCTCGTTTTTTTCAAGACATGGAAGTCTCTCAGTTGAACCGAATGACCCTTTAGAAAAACTTTGCCGTTGAATTCAGTATTCAACACGTAAAAATAAAATTGATTAGCTTCTTTCTCTGTAAGAAAATTAAAATTCATAACTCTCACACATCATCCCTCTTTCGTCATAACCGTATTACAGTTTATGAACAAAGAGTTGAAAAAATGAGAGCCTGGATGAAACAGTGAGAAAAACTTGGCTTATCGCCAAGTCCTAATGGCGAAAGCCTTTGTTTTTCACATATTAACCCTTTACAAAGTTAAACATTCTTAAAGTGTTATAAATCTCTGTGATTCAAGCCTTTAACTTCAATAGGCTGGCTCACTTGACGAATTCGTTCCATGATTCTCGCAGCTTTCAATTCATCGTATTCACCTTTTCCAGACCGAGCGAGATTATTCTTCAGTTCATCCAAATCATAATTAGAAGTAAAGAACACTGGCAATCGCTCCATCATACGGTACTGTAAGATTGCTCCCAACACTTCGTCCCTGAACCAAGGAGATAAAAATTCTGCACCAATATCATCAAGTACAAGCACAGATGCTTTCTTAAAACGATCAATTTTTTCATTGATTGTGGAATCAGAGATTGAGGCTTTAATTTCACGCACGAATTCCGGCATGTAAATGAAATAAGTATCGATTTTGAGCTGAGCGAGTTCATTAGCGAGTGCACCTAATAAGTAAGTTTTCCCCACACCGAAACTTCCGTGTAAGTAGAGCCCTTTTTGAGGTAGCTCATTTTGACTGTCAACGAAAAATTTACGTACTTGTGCTAGTGCTTGTTTCCGCTCGGGATCAGTCAAATCGACTTTATCAAAAGATGCTTCGTAAATTTCTTTCGGCATGTGCAAGCTTTTAATTAGTGAACGATGC belongs to Halalkalibacillus sediminis and includes:
- the rpmI gene encoding 50S ribosomal protein L35, whose translation is MPKMKTHKGSQKRFSKTGTGKYKRSHAFTSHLFRNKTQKQKRRLSKSGLVSKGDEGRLKKLLPYK
- the dnaI gene encoding primosomal protein DnaI, which codes for MKPIQSALKQWMRSNESFQSSLQEVKKEVLASSDVQQLLQQHPELTNEQVEKQLIKLYEYDVQSKACEKCASLDKCVNVIPGFVPHAIVENQRIRLSYHECPRKEKQIAQNEHRSLIKSLHMPKEIYEASFDKVDLTDPERKQALAQVRKFFVDSQNELPQKGLYLHGSFGVGKTYLLGALANELAQLKIDTYFIYMPEFVREIKASISDSTINEKIDRFKKASVLVLDDIGAEFLSPWFRDEVLGAILQYRMMERLPVFFTSNYDLDELKNNLARSGKGEYDELKAARIMERIRQVSQPIEVKGLNHRDL
- the rplT gene encoding 50S ribosomal protein L20 translates to MPRVKGGTVTRKRRKRILKLAKGYYGSKRTLFKTAKQQVMKSGQYAYRDRRQKKREFRKLWIARINAAARMNDLSYSRLMHGLKLAGVDVNRKMLAELAVNDEQAFTAIADQAKSALK
- the ytxC gene encoding sporulation protein YtxC: MNFNFLTEKEANQFYFYVLNTEFNGKVFLKGHSVQLRDFHVLKKTSLIDLIYPYILESYVPKISEKILMDTYYYQRDEVEQIIPFITSICETTKLLHSRLRFSLYERLIYFLYGYMQRSEVDMGRLYAELFEHEESWKEIVGYGIEEWLYELHFQEKMHELRQYLKNEPPAIDSVTVYLDGSAVFYDRNGQIIEPTHFNNQFRFNVLDHEYPEVLSSLLSIAPEEVNLYTANEQMHLVYFLLNVFQEKVKLFPIEQFPYKIKE
- the thrS gene encoding threonine--tRNA ligase, with the translated sequence MADMIQITFPDGNTKEFPKGSTTEDIAGSISSGLKKQALAGKFNGEMVDLRTGLEKDGEIAIVTYRDEEGIDVLRHSTAHLMAQAIKRLYPDVKLGVGPTIEDGFYYDLDMEESITPEDLPKIEKEMKRIVDEAHEIKRFELSREEAKQKYREIGDDLKLELIDDIPEGEAISFYEQGEFFDLCRGVHVPHTGKIKVFKLLSISGAYWRGDSNNKMLQRIYGTAFEKKGQLEEYLHLLEEAKERDHRKLGKELEIFTISQKVGQGLPMWLPKGATIRRTIERYIVDIEERLGYDHVYTPVLGSVDLYKTSGHWDHYQDDMFPEMSMDNEDLVLRPMNCPHHMMVYKNQLHSYRNLPVRIAELGQMHRYEMSGALAGLQRVRGMTLNDAHIFARPDQLKEEFIRVVRLVQNVYKDFGIEDYYFRLSYRDPEDKEKYVDNDEMWNRAEALLKDTMEEMDVDYVEAAGEAAFYGPKLDVQVKTALGKDETMSTVQLDFHLPERFDLTYIGEDGKEHRPVVIHRGVVGTMERFVAFLIEEYKGAFPTWLAPVQARIIPVSLDAHMEYSKKVEDLLRENGVRVELDTREEKLGYKIRESQTQKIPYSLVLGDNEMNDEAVNVRKYGEQDSETVSLEKFAVDIAKEISNRNLK
- the infC gene encoding translation initiation factor IF-3, yielding MNVNESIRAKEVRLIDSNGDQLGVKTKSEALDIAENANLDLVLVAPTAKPPVARIMDYGKYRFEQQKKEKEARKKQKIINVKEVRLTPVIEEHDFNTKLRNAHKFLTKGDKVKVSVRFRGRAITHKDLGKKVLDRFADNCKDLADIESKPKMEGRSMFLMLAPKNEKQ
- a CDS encoding NADP-dependent oxidoreductase, which gives rise to MKAIVIEQYGGRDELKEVEMEQPTPAEGQVVVKQKASSINPIDWKLREGYLQSMVPFDFPIILGWDSAGIIEEVADDVKDFKVGDEVFARPELTNKGTYAEYTTIDAHLLAKKPNNISFQEAASVPLTAMSAWQSLYDFGNIQEGDRVLIHAGAGGVGTMAIQLAKNTGAYVATTASTKNVEFLKSLGADEVIDYTKQNFDEELTNFDFVLDTLGGDIQEKSYEVLKDGGALASLAAPPDEDLASKKNVKAGFVWLEPKGEQLNKIAKLLADEKVKPVVGHYFPLSEEGIKEAHALSETQHAKGKIVIEIA